GAAACACGGAGCTCAGAGGCCTGAGCTTCCAGGGAAACAAGAAAACCACTGTGCTGGTGCCTTTGGATGGTGActggggccccaggcagggctgtCCACCTGGCAGGACTGACCTTGGACAAGGAAACCCATTTGGGAGCTCAGGCTTCCACAACAACCGCTAATACTCTGTATCGTGGACCACTGTCGTGAAGATTAAGTGATATTCATAAGTGGAGGTCTCAGCCCAGGGCCCtctgcacatagtaggtcttcAACAAATGGCAGCCATTCCCCCAACCACCGGTCTGGGATTGGTGGTTCCTGTGAATGTCTCTCCTTTTGCGgccactctcctcccctctgaaACCTGATCGTAGtgggtggggaaactgagccacTGGAGACCAAGGTCCCATAGCTTGCGGGCGGCGGCCCTCTGCCTCCTTGCAGCTTGTTCTTGGCTTCCCAAATTTGGCCGTGTTTATCCCTTGGGTGATCTAACAGAGCATGCTTCTCCACTTGCTCGTTTTTATAGAGACAGTAGTGACCGGAAAGATGAAAATGTGGAGCGCCCTTCCCTGCCCGtggccacccctccaccccctcgCCCCCACCCTGCACGTCCTGGGGGTGGGTAGTTGGGTTTTGTATCGAGCAGAGCAGCCAGGACAGGGGGGCAAGTGATGGCTCTTTGTCCAGCTGCCTAGACAGGAATAGAGACTCCCACTCCCTGACTCATAATTCTGTTATTCTGTGGACCAGCAGTTGTCAGGTGAGAATGGCCAGATTCCTCACTCCAGGCAGTTTCAGGGTGATGCTTGGGGCCCCCTGGCTTCCTGCCTCGATGGGATAACTGGAAAGAAGCTTGGGGGACCACTGGGGGACCTGGCTGTGCTGCTTTGGGGGCGGCAGGGATAGCAGAGGCACTTCGCCCCACCCCCGCAGCCAGCTCCCTGGCCCCTGTAATAATTAGACaccaaaggagggaggaagaaagtggCCGAGGGCCTGAAGCTCTGGCTTGCAGGCATCTATACTGCCCCTCCATTAGCACAGAAATGAGGTGGTCAGGTTGTGAATGGAAGCCTCCTGGGGGCCGGATTGGCTGGAGGGAGAAAGGGACTGGCTCTCTAGCAAGACTGTAGTGAGAAGGTTCCAGGGGCCGGGAGAGGCCTGATTCCTGGGGTTCACCCCCCACCTTTCCTGGCCTAGCGCCCGCTAAGGGCACATGCGTGTTCACATGGGGCCCAGCCCtaccctgccctccaggcccgGGCAGTGGGTGAGGGCTCTCTGTCCACCCACCAAGCCTGGGCTTTGAGCCGTGACAGCAGGCAGGGAGGCCCCTTGAGTTCCTGGGTGGGGGGCAGCTCCCCATGGGGGGTcagggctggaggcccagggttGGGGGCCCTTGAGGAAGAGGCGAACTCCCAGGGGCTGCGGTTCACTGGACCTTAAGGAGTCAGGCTCTGGAAGGCCGCCTTGGGCACCTGCAGGCCTCGGAGGCCTTCCCATTGTGTGAGGCCTGTGCTGTGGAAGCTTTCTGGTTGGCggttcccagccccaccccatcatGTGTGTCGTCAGGACCCCACCTGGCTTCTCTGAGTCCCCAGAAGTGTCAGTGGGGGTGGCCTCCAACTCTGCTTTCCCGGGATCCTCTGGCTGGCTCGGGGAGGgatgggtgggaggctggggtgggtgcGCCCCAAGCACTGGGAGAGGGGCAAAGGGGCACCTCCATCACCGGAAGCTCCAGGAACCTTCGTCTCTGGACCACACAGGGtcctctctctctgcagagcAGTGGCCTTGCTGGGAGGAGCGGCTGGGACTGTGAGAAAGGGGAACTTGAGAGCAGTGGCCTAGAGTGGCCAGAGGGACAAGTCGGGCGGCCGGGGgccagtcatcagggaaatgcactcAGGGCCCAGCTGGCCCAAGGGTGGTGTGGCCACCCCTGCTCTGGGACCACCAGGGTCAGGCAGAAGGAGTCCAGGGTCTGCGGGCAGAGTGGCAGCTGCTGGGCGGTACTTCTCCCTTCATGGGCCATTTGCTCCCTCAGCCACGCTGCCAGCCAGTCCTCCCGGCCATCTCCTGGCCCTCCACAGAAGAGGGGCTGGACCTGCTCTTGGCCTGGACCCCCGATGCCTCTGCCTGGTCTTTCCTTGGGCCCAGATCTCCCCCCAGAGGGGCCGGGGTCCCAGGCTGGATACCAGGAGCCCCAGATGGGCCTCTTCCAGGGGCTGACAGAGGCGAGGGGGCAGTCAGGAGGACTTCCGGCTCGGCCCTAATTGAGGCTGTCTCCTGAGAGGGGCTCCAGCCTAttgctgggaagtggggaggtgcCGGGCACACGGATGCCAGCTCCAGCCTCAGAGAGCTCAGAACAGAGGGTTCTGGATGGGGGGcaagaaagcagaaaatgcagCTGCCACCCCAGGGGTCCCCTGTGTGGACACACTGTGTTCTTCATGGGCAGGGACTGTATTTGCagccagcacagagcctggcactgaGTAGGTGTGAAGAAAACTAAGGTTCCCGGGGGAGCAGGATGTCCCTGTGTGGGTGAAAAGGGCCTGGGTGTTAGCCAAAAGAGGACAGCGCGGCTGACCAAGCTCCCTCCGGCAGAGAAGTGGACATCCTACTGGAAGAGGGAGCACGCCAAGGGTGGAGACAGGCCAGGCGGGAACGAGGCACAAGAGCTGGGGTGCagagcagctgcgtggggtgcggcatGGAAAGCCTGCTCATCTGGGCCTCGGTTGCCTGTGGAATCCTCATGGTGGGAACAAGACCACGGGCAGGACAGAGGGCAGTGAGCCTTCCTCAATGCAAGATAGAAACGTTTATTGATACACATTGATTGTCTCTCATAAAACTTCCCCTGACTACACTGGGCCACGGTGCCTGTAGGTGGGTCAAGGTGGCCAGGTGGAGCCAGTGCCCACTTTCGGGTAGGGGCCCAGAGATGGCCTGGAAGGCCCCCCAGAGCCTCAGAGACCAGGCTGATGGCAGCTCGGACACACTGGCCGGCACGGAGTCAGAAGAGAGAGTGACCCACCAAGCCGGCCAAGGGTCCTTCCTGTGTCCAGCTCATCGCCAAGACAGAAAGCCCCATTTCAGTCTCCAAAGGATTCACTGGGGGGCAAGGCGTCATCTGCAGAAAGACTGAGCTGCAAGGCAGGGTAGGGAGAACACTGTCCCCGATAGCACCATCTCGTGCAGGTCTGCTCACAGTGCTGACTTGAGAGGACCGGATGGAGACGGCAGGTGTCCAATCGGCGGGACGAGTCTGCTGGCCTGACGGGCGCAGGTGCTGGCTGTTCTTTACAAGGAGGGCTGACTAACGGGGCAGGAGGTGGACGGGTGACCCCTTCTGTTCCTTTCCTGACCAGCCTGGGGCAAGGAGGAGCCCCACCTGGGGGCAACTTCCATACAGTGGGTCGTGGAAAAAGGACAAGGCTGGGGAGAGCCCGGCGTGGCCCCAGGGCCTGTTTGCAGGTGGCTGCTCCGTCTCATGTCTCTCGGCCACTCCCACAGCCTCAGCCCAGGGGGAGGCGGCACGTGAGGCAGGAAGCAGACTTTTCTCCTTGCACTCGGGCACCGGGGCGGCTCCTCTGCTCCTGTCCTTCCACAAAGGGCCCCGGAGGCCACAGGCCactctggcccctgcctcccctccggGTGCCGGCCTCTCAGGAGGCGTTCCCCGAGGGGCACTGCATCTCCAGGGTGACCGTGTTGGGCGTGCCGCCCCcggcctcccccagctctgccccatctCTCAGGGCCCGCTGGAAGACCACCCTGAGAGGCTCCCACAGCCGCTGCGACTTGTCCCTCCCGGCCAGGAAGTAGACTACGGGCTTGGCGCTGCTGTTGATGCAAATACACAGGTCGGTGATGTACTCGGGGAAGGGGGCCGGGATCTGAAAGACCCAGAAGAGGAACCAGTCGATCCCTAAGTAGATGGAGGACACGAGGAAAACCGAGACCATGGCCAGGATGACGTGGTTGAGCTTGGCGGAGCGCTGGCGCCGCCGGGCGCGGCACTCCACATGCGCGACGAGCGCCAGGCAGGGCAGTACCATGAGCGGGCAGAAGACCAGGAACAGCAGGATGCCCAGGAAGGTGTCCATGTGCCTGCAGGCCGCCCCCGACTCCTGGTGGCCCAGGAACACGCAGAAGTAGTTGTGGATGCTGGTGACCAGGAGCGCCAGGGTCCAGAGCAGGGAGCAGACCACAGCCGACAGGCGCTTGGGCCGACGGCGCCAGTACCAGGCGGGGAAGACGACCGACAGGCAGCGCTCCAAGCTGATGGCTGGCAGGAGGCTCACACTGGCGACAAACGTGCAGAGCCCCAGGATCCGGCACACGGCGCGGGCATAGTCGGCAAACTCGCCCACGAAGCCCCCTGTGTTCAGGATGGAGAACACGGCCTTGCTAAAGAGGTAGCCGACGTCCGCGCTGGCCAAGTGCAGGAAGTAGATGGAGAAGGGGCTTCTCTTGATGGAGAAGCCGAAAAACCAGAGGACCAGCCCGTTGCCCACCAGGCCACAcagacagagaagcaggaagatgTAGTTCATGACGGCCGGCGGCGGCAGCATGGTGATCTGCTCGATGGTCAGGAAGCCACGGCTGTAGAGCTCGGGGGCCTCGCTCACACCGGGACACATCTGCGCAGGCGTGGAGGGGAGAGGCCTGATGATGCTGGCCGGGCTCCACCCCCAAACTCGCACCTGTGTCCAGATGTGCTAGCTCCACCCCTAAGCCCCCACTGGATTCCAGGTGTGCTGGTCCTGACTGTAGACTTGTAGAACCACTGGCTCCAGCTGGAGCAGGGCACCCCGGTCCCACAGAGTGCCACCCTCCACGCCCCAGAGTCTGCAGCCAGCAGTCTACAGGAGGGACAGTGAAGAAAAGTCAGCCTTCCATAAAGGAAAATGTCCGTGTTACGCAAGATAGACAAACTGAAGAATTTTTTCgtattgaaagaaattaagagacaTGGCCAACAAGTGCAGGGCTGTCAGCCTGGGTTTTATAGTGGATCTAACCATTGCTATAGAGGCTACCGTGGGGATGGCTGGAGAAATGTGACTATGGAATAGAGGCAATGGTGTTGTACCAATGTTACATTTTCTGAACAGGAAAATGTGCAGTGCTTGTGCACGGACATGCCCTGGTTCTTAGCAGACACAGGCTGTTTGGAGGCTAGGGGGcttgatgtctgcaacttactttcaaatagtTCTGGGACAGAAAGGCAATCTATCAAGAGATACGTAGAGAGAAAGCACAGGTGGCAATAGGCTAACAGTTGATGAATCGGTGAAGGTGTGTGCAGACTTTCTGTACATGAAACAATTTTTCACactaaaacatgaaaatatttatttaaaaaaatagagtcaCTTGTAAGTTCTCAAAACAAAAGTGGACCTTGTCCCATAGTGACAGGGATCAGAGAGCCCTGGGGAATCAGAGGTGGGCCCCTGCTGGGCCAGGGTGACCCTTTGGGATTCTGGATCATGAGGGACCTGGATCTGGCCCAGGGGGTCCCTAGAAGGGGCGACCCTTGAGGCAGTGGCTATTTATCAAGCTGTGGGGGGACACTTCAGTATTTTGACAATTGGTTTGCTTATACGAGTCCATCTGGCTAAGAACCAGTCTTGCCTGCGGGGTCTAGGCTGGCATACAAATGCATGAAGGTGGGCCAAGTGCAAGCAACTGGCAAGTTGGCGGGGGCGGTGGCAGATCAGAGGGCACCCGTCTTGAGTAAGTGGGCAGCAGCCCTGCTCCAGCCAGTGGGCGCCAGGGGAGACCGGCGGGCTGAGCGGTGGGTcattctttcccctctccccagagaaGCCAGAACTCTAGATCACAATGTGAACTATCCTGATCTTTAAATGTTCACATTCAAAAAGCCATGTGTTTGCCAAACACAACACGTCTACAAGCTGGATTCGGTTCTCAGGCTGTCGATTTTGACCTCTCATTCCAGGCAGTCAAGGCTGCCCAGAGCACTGTCTGTCActccccttcccacaccctgGCAGACATCACCAATCCATCCCAGCACTCTTTCCCACAAGGCCTGAACCTGGCCACCCCTAATCTAAGGCTGGGTATCAGTTCTCATCGCTTGTgactctccctccaaaaaaatcaaaacaaaacaaacaacaactaAACAAATTAGAAGATTCTTGAAGCAGGACCATTATGCCACTTTCCAGATGGCCTCCAGCTCTGGCAGAAAGCTGGGTCCTAAAAGATTGCTCTTTTAGGGAAAGGGAGGGAACTTCGGCCTGGCTTGG
This Camelus ferus isolate YT-003-E chromosome 10, BCGSAC_Cfer_1.0, whole genome shotgun sequence DNA region includes the following protein-coding sequences:
- the MRGPRF gene encoding mas-related G-protein coupled receptor member F, producing MAGNCSWEAHPTNRNKMCPGVSEAPELYSRGFLTIEQITMLPPPAVMNYIFLLLCLCGLVGNGLVLWFFGFSIKRSPFSIYFLHLASADVGYLFSKAVFSILNTGGFVGEFADYARAVCRILGLCTFVASVSLLPAISLERCLSVVFPAWYWRRRPKRLSAVVCSLLWTLALLVTSIHNYFCVFLGHQESGAACRHMDTFLGILLFLVFCPLMVLPCLALVAHVECRARRRQRSAKLNHVILAMVSVFLVSSIYLGIDWFLFWVFQIPAPFPEYITDLCICINSSAKPVVYFLAGRDKSQRLWEPLRVVFQRALRDGAELGEAGGGTPNTVTLEMQCPSGNAS